From Acinonyx jubatus isolate Ajub_Pintada_27869175 chromosome E2, VMU_Ajub_asm_v1.0, whole genome shotgun sequence:
accaagagtcagtcagactgagccacccaggcatcccaagaaatCCCTCTTTTAGCACTCCAGGTCTATACAGCAGGTATTACATCTTACTTATAGCAAATAAAATACAACCCCTATTGATACTAttctgaatagattttaaaatttggatattCTTCATGGCTATACttgatttaattaaaatcataCCTGGCACAATGCCTCTGAGCCCCTAGCAATGTATCTTCCATAAAGGTCCTTTcttatagttataaaataaggaGTATTTTTAGTAAGGTTACATTCTTCACTATGTGGGTGTGAAAGAAAATAGCCCTCAGTCCATCTGACTTTTTAATATGCTGTTAATGTGTAATTCATTACATGAGACCTTTATATGTGAAGTTCTCTCTATATTCTAACATTTGCTAAATACTTACTTataccaggtactgtgctaaatgttttatatgtatcaGCTCAGATACACCTCCAAATTATTCTATGAAGTAGACACCATTTTTAGTCCTACTTATAGATGAGGCATGAAGAAGTTAATTAATTTTCTCAAGGTTCCATAGGTAGTTAAGTGGCTGTAAACTCAGGGAGTCTGATTCAAGAGTTTGTTGTCTAGTGAGCATTATTATGGTTCAGCATATGGCCTTTTTCTTCTAGAGTAGACAGTTTTTAGCATAGCAATGACTCCCCCAAACTGATGACAAGGGCAACCTGAAtgcatataaaaagaaatatttattaactcaAGCTGTACCATATACTGATTTAGTCAAACAAGAAATTTACACAAAAACCTAAGTAAAATCCATAGTACTCCATTCAGACCTGAATTTTATATGGATAGGACAGGAGAATGTCttttgcttaaaacaaaagagcaaaatggCTCCAATTCCATTTTGTAGGAATGCAGACCTGTGGGGAGCCAAAGCCATGCCAACCAGGCACTGTGCCTGACCTAATGAATTTGTTGCCCATGTCACCGGCCAGTTTGCTTCCAAGAACTCAGCTCCAGCACTGACTCCTTTGCTTTTAAGGCAATAGTCTTCGGATCCTTGTTATAAGAGTTCAAATAAAATTCCAAAGCCCTCACATCTTCATTGAGGTGGCAGATGTACTATTAGTTTGCAGCCAATGGCAGTCTGGAAGCTGAAATCACTCTGCTATAACCTTTTGTGCTTTGGcagcattttccaaaattttccttttccattcttcaTAATCCTGTGTCAGATCTTCATCTTTCTGCAGTTTATGTGGTCTGTCTACtaccttctctgtttctatgaaagaaaattttcaaaagtgtttcaaaattcttacaagtaaaaaaaaagtaaccttgtttcaaatatcttattaattaaaaaatatggaatataatgctgaaaactggaaacagtaGCTAACACATTAGTTTTTTGCTCTTTTACTCCATGCACCTCACAACATCCttaaaatagttaacatttatcaagcacctatcTTGTGCTTCAAGACACTGAACCAAGAACTTCAATGGCATTATCTCATTCAACCCTCACCATAATTGTATGAAGTGGGTGCTAATATTAACTGCAAAAGATTAGAAAATTCAGGCTTACAGAAATAAGTGACTTTCCTAAAGTTCTAGAGTCAGTGGGTATTAAAGCAGGATGTGAACCTAAGCCGTTTGGCTTCAGATAGGTTCTTACATAATATTTCTATTAACTTCTTTAAATGACTACTTGGAAAAGTGGTCTTATCAAATAAATGATtgttagaatttatttaaaacctGACTCTTATCAGGCAAGCAGCTAAAGCAGCACAGGACTATTCACTGCATTAAACTCACTGTACACTAATCCCACTGCACTAATTTCAAAGCTTGTCCAGTGTTAATACAACTTACCTTTTGCTGGAGGTTCAAccattgtcttctttttcttctgtggtgGAGTAGCTGAATCTCCAGCTTCTCCTTTAAGGGAAAAAACGTGTTACCTACTAACtaaattttctcctattcttAATTTTACTAGTTGGGCACATTTTggattacaaataaaaattagatacTTTGACCAAATACTAGGATAAGGAGAAGGCAAATGATCttgcccttctcttttctttagtttctcttgTCAGACTTGAGAATCTTTTCTATTCTAGCTTATGTATATGGAGGCTAGCATTTAACATTGGAGCATGTTAACAGAAAATCTATTTTTCAGGCATGGAGTCATATAATCACAGGTGTTTTAAAGGTCATTATGCTACTTTATttgaaaaaccaaataatttcTCACTAAAAACTTACCTGGTCCACATTAAATACAGAATTCAGAAAGCAGCCATTTTGCAAGTTTGAAAATATTAGGCTTTTACCAGTaagtttacattttcaaataacacATTCTTGAAATATAGAATGAATACTCACTGTCAGCCTGCCGCCCAATCTTCTCTAATTGTTTACACAGTCGATCAAATATGGCTTTTTTCACACCAGATGtggttaccattttatttttatccaccTTTAGCTTTAACACCCTATAAAAGAGTttaataaattactatttttaagacCAGTATAGCTATCTCTGGCCAACCATATTATCAACTTATTTCCTTTCCACTCATGCTTTAtgtttagttttccttttattccaaACATACATTATTAGCTATAATCATgtaaatttgccttttaaaactACTTATTTAGTTGTTTGTTGGACTGACAGTTAAAATATAATGGGATCTGTTATGTAACAAAAGGggcacacaggggcacctggatggctcagttggttgggcatatgactttggctcaggtcatgatctcacagctcatgggttcaagccctgcatcaggctctgtgctgacaggtcagagcctggaaccttcttcggattctgtcacagtttctctctgcccctcccccccgtctcaaaaataaaaaaatttaaaaaaagggggcatACAGAAGACATCTGTATAGTGCTTCATGCCTTGAAGAACTCTCAGTGAATCTCAGATGTTACTAATTTGCTGAATGACAATCATAGCATTTTTAAGTGTTGAACTCACTTTAACCCACGATACTTATGTTTATACTATAGGAAGATAAATCACTTTCACCTCCCCAATTACCAATCACCTTCCTAATTACCAGTCCACAACAACTACTAATGAAATATACAAGAGACTTCTTGTTTAGGATAAATCTAGTCAAACCTTTGTTTGCTCAGTGTCATTTGGTTTTAAAAGTAGGGTTAGTTGTTAATATTGTTTTTTGTAACAGCCGCCATACTCTTTCTCCACATACACATATCTTTGTTGAAATAAAAGGACATGTTCTATGAATGCCAATTAATCGTTCTAGGTGTGTAGCTAATAGAGCTAAACAACCAAATTAGAGGCTGGGTAGTAAGAAACCATCTTTACAGGAcaactgtattttgttttataaggAGTTTCCCAGCAAGATAAAATAAGACAACTTTAGACAAAGATAACAGGAGTATTTCCAAGGTACCATTTCAGTATGCACAAAAATaaccccaaattttaaaattcagatgtaaaaattcatcactggtgttttctaaattatttgaaaaacagcTGCAATTGGTACTTAAAAAAGATAGGACTGGAATAATCATAAACCAGTTTTAATGACAGATTTCATTACTCTTAAAGGTAgaccctgggggtgcctggctggctaagtcagaagaacatatgactcttgatcttggggttgtgagtttgagccccacatcaggtgtacagattacaaaagaaaataaaaaacttaaaaaaaaaaaaacccttaaaaaaagaaaaagaaaataaataaaacatggaccCTTGGCAAGCAGACTACTGGCAATAGTGATCCAAATTGTCAGATATATTGTAGGCTAAACAGAATCTGGTCACTTGGCCACTATTCCTAATATTATTTATATGGGAAAATTTGCTCTGTGTTGAAATAAACTGAATTAGAAGTCTTCTTTGGGAATGAGAAATCTCTTTGTGAACTGTGGACTTTTCTCAATATTAAAAGGCACACTTACTTGCATGCTGAAAGTAGTGCAGCAGTGGTGAAAAGTGGCCTGGATAAGTCGAGATCCAACTGCTGTGTTTGTGGAAGACTGGACTCATAGCTAAGGGAAAGCAGTGTTTGCagaattatttgttaaaaaatactatttcaaagggACTGAAAATGCATATGAGAACTTACTAAGCCATTTAAATGCATGAGCTCTACATCATGTCACCTTACcatattagttattttttaagactgaaaatAGGACATTAGATAATTCTGCCTTTTGTATCAGTATAAATTTTCAGTTAAGACTCTTTATGCTTCTTACCTTTGCAATATCTTTGAAGCCATGTTCACTGCTTCTGTACAGCTAAATTGTACAGCTAGGTCTCTTATTCCAATATTTGAATTCAGGCCCAGTAAACACTCAAAACATTTAAGACGGCTCTGATACATCTTCTTGTTCAAACCAGAAAGTTtaattaaataaacctttaaaagaaaaaaatgcatgaatcataaaaattataatcataatcATTCTATATTGGTGCCCTTAAACGTTTGTTTAGTAGGTCACCTTTTCAAAACTAATTAATTCTGTGACAACTGACTCTATCTAAACATTTAGCTTCATTTAGTCAAAAGTCAGTAATCATGTCAGGCAGAATTGAGTACTGCTTTCAAGGAGCTCACACTTTAGAAAGACAGTCATGCATAAGcacaggtaatttttaaaaacaacatagtGTTACTACAGCTGTGctgtgaataaaaaaacaaaggagacacCCGTTTTTCAACAAAAGTCACAATGTGCAATTTAGTGGGAAAAGGATGGAGGGAAGtagtgggagtgggggtgggaaggatgattgtgtggaggagggagaggagaggctaACTGGGAAACAGGAGGATCAACAACTGAGGGAAACCAACTACACCTGGGAAAGTCAAGGAAAGTTTCATGAAGGATGTAACAGCAAGGCAGGGTCATGGAAGACCTTGCCAGAAAAgaaatgcatgttaaaaaaaaaaaaaaggttgttgcTTTACAAAGATGTAAGTCATTAAAGTGCATAGTCTGTTAAGTAAATAGTGTAGCTTGAGGTTAGTATTTAAGACAGGCTGGAGAGTTTGACAGTAATGGGGAGCCAATGTCACCATTTGATGAGTATATCATTATGTGATATATACTGTGTTAAGTGTGTTACATACAGTATAtggtttaatcctcacaataatccagCGAAATGGATATTCTTATCCCCACTTCATGAATGAGGAAACTGCAAGCTCACAGAGCTAGTAACTGGTGGTACTGAGATTTGGTCTCAACATCTAACTCTTCCTGACTCCTAGCTTGTGCTCTCAACCACTGTGATACTGGAAGACAAATACACATGGGTTTTAAAGCATGCGCTTTAGGAGGATGCTAGCAGCTGCATGAAAGATGGTCTTGAGTAAAGAAAGAGGCAGCCAAGGAAACTAGATGGTAAAGAGTAAAGGGAATTTTCTTCAACTTGACAAAAATGGTCTTGAATAATCTTATCTAATAGCCAGGAAAATTCTAAAAAACAAGAGTTTAGTTAGAGTCTACTCTTTCcaatcagaaattaaaacatgatTAAGTTTCAGTGTTGCAGAGGATTATTTAGACATTCAGTGGGACCTACTTACCCTGTCCAAGGGGCACTTCATACAGGAAGCTGCAAGATCCAGGCACATGACTGCATTGCTGGTTTCTGTGGTATGTGCAGACAGGCCATTACAGTTCACCTGGGACAGTCGCAAGTACTCCTCTGCTTTCCTGGTTATAAAGACAACATGCTCACTAAGACTCTTTTCCAGAAGTTTGCCCAACACTTTGGTAAACAATAAATACAGCCTGGTGGACTTCGTTCTGGGCCTAACTCCTGTGCAAGTTTATGTGGGGGTGGGAGACAAGGTTCTGTAAGACAGAATCAGCCCTGACCTCAGACACCACTGTGCTTAAGTACTTCTAAGCAAAAGTAAGTTcttcaatttcttaaaaacaaacaaacaaacagacaaacatacaaaaaacccCAACTTCTTTCATCCTTCCATTACTGGGACAAACATGAACTACCGCAGAGGCTGGCAGTTATACCAGGGTTCCTTCTTTTTACCCCTTCCTctaaatcagtgattctcaaattttaatgtacaAGACAATCACCTTGAGCTTGTGAAAACAGATTGCTGGGTCCCATCCTCGGGGTTTCTGATCAGTAGGCCTGAAATGGGAcccgagaatttgcatttctaaggaGTGCCAAGATGATACTGATGTTGCTGAtccaggaaccacactttgagaatggCTGTTCTAAACGATTACTGAATTCACGAGGTCTTACTTCAACTCTTAAGAagtgctttcctttctctccctcaattGAGCGCCAAAGCATCGGGCCTTGTCTTGCTCTCCACGCTTCAGCCACAACAGCTTTATTTCTAACCCTGGATTATGCGAAGTGATTTTTTGTGCCGCTCTTCCCACATCTTCCGATAGCTGGCACCTTCTATCAATCTGGTCTCAGCAAAAGTGGCAGCCCCTCCAAGGCCTTTctaggatttgttttttttaatgaaaagcaaaCGCCAGGGCGCgctctgtgctcctccctcccccgcttCCGGCACATCACCCAGTTTAGTTTTCTCCCTAGTTCTGTCATAGACAGTAACCTCAATGGAGGTCTGTGTGGCTCACCACTGTAAAGAGACCCTCAATAAGCATCTGTGGAACGACCTAAGTTCTCCGACTTTTCCCTTCCCACCGAGACAGCTGTTCCTAAAGACATCTGCAATTGTCCCTTCTCGCCGGCTCATAAAAGCCCACTCTGCTGGCAAGTTTTTCCGGAGACAGGGCCTAATCCCACCCACTTCCGGCGTTCCCCCCTCACTCCAGCACTGCCTGACGCGCGGGAATGACTCGGACCTCGCCTGAGGGAAGTCTAAGGCCCGCTGAGGCGTGCACCGCCAAACCCACCTTAGCACATCTGGCTCGGCGATACCCAAGCGCGGTGCTAAACGCCGGATCAGCCCCGATTCCATGGCGCGAAATAATCTCGCGAACAGCTGCTACACGATGAAACCCGCGCGCAAACGCCGCGCCAGCCAGTGACGGCCAGGCCCCACCCCTCTAACTGCATCTGGATTGGCTGGGACAAGAAGTTGAGACCGTTCCACAAATCAAGCCTAGTCTTCCTTTTGCGCATGCGCAACGTGACTGCACGACCCTGGACAGGTGAACTTGGACCGGCAGCTCCCACTTCTTCCATTCCTTCCGTCTTGACAAACTACTCAAACGACACCTTTACTTCCTGCTGTCTCGGCGGCAGGAGCCGCCGAGAGATTCCTCGCTACAGTGCACCTCCCCGCCCTCTCTCACACACTGTGGAGGGACAGGCTAGAACCCAGGTCCGTCAGTCCCTGGATAAGTGGCAGGAGCCAATAAACACGCGAGACTTGAGTTCCTAGAAGCGGGCCAATCGAGGAGCCGCCTGCAGGGTCCGGGGGCGGGGCTAAGGAGGGCGGGGTTTGGAGAGGCCGCAGCGTCACCTGACCGCAGGAGGCTTCGCGCGGGGTGGGTGCTGCTTGCTGCAGGCTTTGGGGAGTCGCCATGGTGAGTGTTGAGGGGCGGCGGGCCCCGGGCGGACCCTTCTTTCAACCTCTGCGCTCTCCCACCGCTCTGGAGCCTTGCGGGCGGAGTTGGGGCTCTGCAGCCTGATCGGGGCTAAGACCAGCCCGGCTTGGCCTGCGGGATGAGGACAGGCCGGGGAAGGCCGCAGGCGGGCAGATCCGAGATCGGGGTGGGCGGCGGCTCCTGGTCGCGACGGTTGCTCTGGAATGGGGTAGCCTTTTCGAGGGGGTGTCTCGGCCTGTAGGCTCTGAGGTCCATGAAGGCCTGCTGCCACCTCTTGAGTGGAGTCGGCCACCGCCGCGCCTTGAGGGGAATACCGGGTCTAAGCGTCAGGCTGAGTCGGGGGCGTGCAGTGGGCCTGAGACTCCGAGGTGGCGTAGGGATCCGCCCAGAGATTGCTCTGTCGCTGGCGTGCGTTTCCACCTTTGTGCCTGGTAGTGCTCTGTTGTCCCCACGCCCTTTTCTTGTACAAGAAATACCTACCGGAGGGGCCAAGTGGTGTCTTGGCCTTTTTCGGCCTCATAGCCCCCTTCCACTGCTGTGTTTGTCAGCGATTTCTAGGGACTCACGTGAATTTCCTGGAAGGACTCTTGCTATCTGATATCCATTAAGTAGGACAGAAAGGAGACTTCTTgtttcctttaatgtttgtttatccgGTACCTTGGCTATATTACATGTCTTCTCATTGATGaaatctaagtattttatttgctGGAAGTAGGCATTCATTCTTGTTAGCTCCTCTTCGTGGTGGCAGCAAATCGTGATGTGGCTGTTGGCCTGTAAACTTGAACTTCCTCAAAATGTAAATCCATGTGCCTAGTTTCCACAAAGGCAAGTTGTCACTTGCATTTTATTAGCTTTTGACATAATCTGCAGTGTATAAACCATGTTTTGGGGGTGTTGGTGTATTCTATGTAATTTTAATGATCTCATTATTCAGTTCATGTAGACAGGCTTTTATAAACCTCTAAGCCTGGAAACAGACTTCACTTTAAATGTGTTAATGCCAGAAAGCAGGATTAAATGTTTGACATACTACTTTCATATAATATATTGCCGTACAAgatgattttgtttatttctcagaatttttaCAACAGAGAACTGATGTAAGGACGATGTAAAAATTTAGCGAGGATGTGTCAGTTTCTCAACATTTATGGATTGATATGTACAGTATTTTGTAATGGAAAGCCCTTAATTAAGGATCTGCTGTACACCTCAGTTCTGTACTGGGTGAACCAGTTTGAAGCAGTGAGCTGGACACACGGTCCTATCCTCATGGACATTTTTGGGAAAGGAAACTTGGCTGTTAGTCTTGTCACAGTCAGTGTTTCTATGAATTGGGCGAGTCATTCATTCTTCTTTGAGTCTCACTGAAAACAACTATTGGCTTCTTTGGCTCTTCCCCGTCCTAAAATTCTGGGATACAATTCAATTCAAGCATATTGTATGCCTTCTAATGTCAGTGCTAGGCACTGGAAACAAACATGGTCCTTACTGTCCAAGAGCTTAAGAGTGTCTAACAGGGAAGATATGCTTATGGAACTTAATGTAATATAGTCTTTACAGTCTTTATTAGCACTGTCAACTCAGTGTTGTGGGGTCATAGAGGGAGAGAGTTCTGCTTCAGGAGCCTGAA
This genomic window contains:
- the ORC6 gene encoding origin recognition complex subunit 6 isoform X1, whose translation is MESGLIRRLAPRLGIAEPDVLRKAEEYLRLSQVNCNGLSAHTTETSNAVMCLDLAASCMKCPLDRVYLIKLSGLNKKMYQSRLKCFECLLGLNSNIGIRDLAVQFSCTEAVNMASKILQSYESSLPQTQQLDLDLSRPLFTTAALLSACKVLKLKVDKNKMVTTSGVKKAIFDRLCKQLEKIGRQADREAGDSATPPQKKKKTMVEPPAKETEKVVDRPHKLQKDEDLTQDYEEWKRKILENAAKAQKVIAE
- the ORC6 gene encoding origin recognition complex subunit 6 isoform X3; translation: MCLDLAASCMKCPLDRVYLIKLSGLNKKMYQSRLKCFECLLGLNSNIGIRDLAVQFSCTEAVNMASKILQSYESSLPQTQQLDLDLSRPLFTTAALLSACKVLKLKVDKNKMVTTSGVKKAIFDRLCKQLEKIGRQADREAGDSATPPQKKKKTMVEPPAKETEKVVDRPHKLQKDEDLTQDYEEWKRKILENAAKAQKVIAE
- the ORC6 gene encoding origin recognition complex subunit 6 isoform X2, with amino-acid sequence MESGLIRRLAPRLGIAEPDVLRKAEEYLRLSQVNCNGLSAHTTETSNAVMCLDLAASCMKCPLDRVYLIKLSGLNKKMYQSRLKCFECLLGLNSNIGIRDLAVQFSCTEAVNMASKILQRVLKLKVDKNKMVTTSGVKKAIFDRLCKQLEKIGRQADREAGDSATPPQKKKKTMVEPPAKETEKVVDRPHKLQKDEDLTQDYEEWKRKILENAAKAQKVIAE